The Chlorocebus sabaeus isolate Y175 chromosome 20, mChlSab1.0.hap1, whole genome shotgun sequence genomic sequence agctccgcCCATCTTATTTAGCCCACCATgatcctcatttttaaaaaactctcctttcagatttttttttttttttttttgagacggaatctcgctctgtcgtcaggctggagtgcagtggtgcgatctcggctcactgcaaccctccaccttccggtttcaatcaattcttctgcctcagcctcccaagaagctgggattataggcacatgccaccatgcccagctaatttttatatatttttagtagagatggtgacttgtcaccatgttggccaggctggtcttgaactcctcaccttgtgatccgcccacctcggccttccaaagtgctgggattacagacatgagccaccgcacccagccacctgGTCTTTTTCTGCTCCATTTCCCTCTTGTGCCCTACCCTTGCGTAAGTTCCTTTTGCATGCTTTTGCATCGCTCCATGACCAAGATTACTTATAAAACTCTAGGTGGAAGAAGACCAGCaaggacaaaaaaaggaaagggggcaagaagagaaaagtgagcaaagggagatgggggaaacaaaaggggaaaaaaaaaatcctgagaaggaaaagaagacataGGGCCAGggagtgtctcacgcctgtaatcccagcactttgggaggctgaggcaggcagatcacctgagctcaggagttcaagactggcctgagaaacatggcaaaacccgtctctaacaacaacaacaaaaaatacaaaaattagctaggcatggtggtggcgcatgcctgtactcccagctacttggaaggctgaggtgggagagtggcttgagccagggaggcagaggttccagtgagccatgatcgcaccagtgcactacagcctagTGACAGAGAAGACACATAGGTCAGTGATGAAGGCAGAGAAGAAGATAATGGAGgtatgaaaagggaaataaatagcAAGACTGAGAGAAGAGAAgagtgctttctgtgtgccaggcaataTGCCACACTAATTTAATTGCTTTTCACAAATACCCAGTGGCAAAAGTATAAtcattgccattttacagataaagaagctaaagtggccaggtgcagtggctcatgcctataatcccagcactttgggaggtggaggcgggcagatcacttgagctcaggagtttgagaccagcctgggcaaaatggtgaaactccatctctacaaaaaatacaaaagttagccgggcatggtggcccatgcctgtagtcccagttacttgggaggctgaggtgggaggatcgcttgagcctggcaggcagaggtggcagtgagccgagatcatgccactgtactccagtctggatgacacaGCCAGCTGAAGCTGAAGCCcagggaggttaagtgacttgtccaaagccATATAGCTAGTAAATGGTAATATGGTAATGGCGAGATTTGAAGCTAGATTTCCCTGACTCCAAGAGAGGACAGAAGACAAAAGAGCTGGGAAAGGAACGTGGAAGGACAAAGACAATAGGAAAGGACtaaatggaagaagaaataatagaaaggtgggaaaaaaagatgagataGACAGTTGTAGCCCTCTCATCCCAGGTCTCACCGCCGATCCAGGGTATGGTAACACTGGCGTATCCAACTCAGAGGTGGAACTTGGGCCCTGCTTGTGCCTCCACTCAAATGAACAAGCAGGTAATTTTCAGCTACTAGCAGCTCCAGAGTTCCCACCATATACCTGGGGGGATGAAATTGCAGGGAAGGTATGTGTTGGGGGTTTCAGGGAGTGAGAGGAACATTACTGTACTCTCCCATCAGCTACTGATCTTTGAAGGagttcttttttacttttccctCCCTAACACTGCCCTGTAGCCCTTCAGGCCTTCCACCTCACCTAAACAAGTGTTCCATGACATAGGTGTAGTTGGGGATGCTGCTTCTAGGTAGATAACAGGAAGCAAAAAGGATGACAGCATTGAGGCCATCACCGTGGTAACCTGGAGAGTATAAAGGGAAAATTCATTTggtcaacaaatatgtattgatagATAGTATATCTGTTTAAGTTGAGGGACTCTGAGGGTCTTTGGAAGTTACAGGATAGATTTTGGATCCAATGACTGAGTCTCCAGCTTAGGCATTTTATTAAGAAGCCATAGCTCTTACCCTTCATTTATGCTAGCCATTACCTCCATGAGACAGGACTTTCTTATAGGGCTCAATGACAGTCATGTCTACGCGCTGCTCCCGTGGTCCGATTCGGAACACCCTCCAGTGACGTCCATCTTCTCCAGCCACATCCCACATACAACCTCGGCCCAGCCTTTCAGCTGCCTCACTGGCACCCAGACCCTCTGCCCGGGGTAGTTCATCTAAAAGAGAGGGATGGGGAAGGATCAGGCAGATTTTCTACCTTCAGTTTTTTGTAACTTCCTCAGATTCCTAGTTTGTTACTCTAATCTGTCATTCCTCaattttttccttgattttttttttttttttttccttttttttgagacagagtctcactctgccactcaggctggagtgcagtggtgcaatctcagctcactgcaacctccgcctcccaggctcaagtgatcctcccacctcagcctcctgagtagctggaaccacaggcacatgccaccacgttcagctaattttttggtagagatggggttgtaccatgttgcccaggttggtctcaaattcctgagctcaagcgatctacctaccttggcctcccaaagtgctgggattacaggcgtgagtcactgcatctggccttttCCTTGACTCTTTAGCCCTGTTTTGTCCCATCAACCCAGTATCTTGCTGGTTTCTTTCTCCTGTGACTCACTATCCTCACCTTTTAACTAGATGATGGACTTAGGATGACCTTGCACTATGACCCTTAGCAGTATCAGGTATTTTttgagattcttttcttttctttcctttttttttttgagacagtgtctcattctgtcgcccaggctggagtgcagtggcgcaatcttggctcactgcaaactccgcctcctggttcatgccattctgctgcctcagcctcccgagtagctgggactacaggcacctgccaccacgcccagctaatttttttttgtattttagtagagacggggtttcactgtgttagccaggatggtctcaatctcctgacctcgtgatccacccgcctcggcctcccaaagtgctgggattataggcatgagccactgagcctggctgagattctttctttctttaaatgattTTCCCTAGATGAGCTCATCTAGTCCCATGTCTTCAGTTCCACCAGTAAGGAaatgatgtctgtaatcccaaattTGCCTCTCTAACccaggctgcttttttttttttttgagacagagtcttactctgtagcccacgctggagtgcagtgacacaatctcagctcactgcaacctccacttcctgggctcaagcgattctctagcctcaggctcctgtgtagctgggaccacaggcatgcaccaccatgcccagctaatttttgtattttctgtagaaacagggtttttccatgttgcctaggctggtcttgaactcctgagttcaaagcaatcagcccaccttggcctcccaaagtgctgggattacaggcatgagctaccacacccagcctctaacCCAGGCTTCTGTTCTAACTCTAGCCATATCCCTGAATGCCTAGAGTGTACATCTTCACTTGGTGTCTCCTTGTCATCAACAAATCACCAGATTCAAAAGGGAACTCAAGGCTGTgctcagtggctcgtgcctgtaatcccagcactttgggaggccaaggcaggaagactgcttgaagccagaagtttgagaccagcctgggcaacaaagtgagacctcatctttacaaaaaattttaaaaaataataaaattacaaattacaaaacaataacaacaacaaaaaaatggaacTCAAAATCATTCTCTTCtgctttggggggccaaggtgggaggatcacttgtgcccaggaattcaaggcttcagtgggctatgatcataccactgcactctagcctgggtgacagagtaagactttgtctctaaaaaaatactaataatacagcctgggcaacaagagcgagactgtctcaaaaataataataataataataataaatcaatcATTCTTCTTATTCTCCctcatatttcctatttccttttttttttttttttttttctgagatggagtcttgctctgttgcccaggctggagtgcagtggtgcgatcttggctcactgcaacctccacctcccaggttcaagtgattcacctgcccagctattctcctgagtagctgggactacaggtgcacgccaccccAGCTaacacattttttgtatttttagtagagacaaggttttgccttgttggccaggcttgtctcgaactcctgacctcaggtgatccgcctgccttggcctctcaaagtg encodes the following:
- the BNIPL gene encoding bcl-2/adenovirus E1B 19 kDa-interacting protein 2-like protein, with product MRKRLSAPELRLSLTKGPGNDGASPTQSTPSSPDGSSDLEVDELETPSDSEQLDSGHEFEWEDELPRAEGLGASEAAERLGRGCMWDVAGEDGRHWRVFRIGPREQRVDMTVIEPYKKVLSHGGYHGDGLNAVILFASCYLPRSSIPNYTYVMEHLFRYMVGTLELLVAENYLLVHLSGGTSRAQVPPLSWIRQCYHTLDRRLRKNLRALVVVHATWYVKAFLALLRPFISSKFTRKIRFLDSLGELAQLISLDQVHIPEAVRQLDRDLHGSGGT